The sequence below is a genomic window from Chaetodon trifascialis isolate fChaTrf1 chromosome 18, fChaTrf1.hap1, whole genome shotgun sequence.
taattaattaaatccTTGACATTTGCGTGAGTGGACCGGCTGATATAGGTTTCTGAGGTTTTATTGAGATAGTAACTTCATTCAGTACGTCTGGTCATTACACAGGCTATTTTTCAAAAGGTAATTAGATCTCCCAGCAGTCAAGCTTGGCAGTAAGTCACCTGACACAGATACAGCAAATCTTATAAATACATTTCCATGTGAGTTCAAATGGGGAACTGAGGCAAAGCCACAAAGAGAAGGGAAAAACTGTTTGTATAACACTAAATTATGATGCCCTCTTTCCAATGATAAAAATGACCTGATTGGCTGTTACTCACGGAGTCTTACCTGGTAAGTATCGTGACTGGCTCAGATAGTGCTGCCGTGCTGCAGATCCTGGGAGATTGGAGTCCATTTGGCCGATCTTAATATTGTTGGGTAATTTAGTAACTGTGCTGAAGGAATACAGAGGTTTCTGCTCCTTGGGCctgaaaacagaaaccagaCACTTAGAGGTCTGCACCAAAAAAGCATCTCATTTTAATACAGTCTTGAATGAGTGTCCATCTCCTCTGTGTGTTACGCATTTATACATTTACCAAATAATTCAGGCAGATTAGGCAGAAAATATTGCATGTACATATATAATTTTACAAACTATATGACAATGATAAAATGCTTCCTGAGTGTCAGTGCTTCAATTTTTGTCATATTGCCAGTCCAGTTCTGTTCAAACATGGCAGCACTGACTGTGGGCGGCGCTCCTTGgggctcctctcctcctctgcattcCCCAGGCTGGGTTTCTTGGAGTTGGAGGCGGCAGTTTCTGATGGGTCAGGCTCGTCCCAGCTGTCTGAGGTCTTGGCCACAGTCTGGCCCCAGCGACGACGGCCACTCTTTAGCACCCCCATCCCACCACCACCAATGGTGTTCTCGCTGCCCAGCGATGCTGctttctgcagaggaagagaggataTGTGTCCACACAAACTGTCAAGTTTAAATTGATAAACTCTGTCTTAGTAACTTGACTCCAGCTCTCAGCTATTTTCATTGTTAAGTCTCACCCCTCAGAAAAGGATTTGCGAAGTCAAGAGCCAGAAGGACTCCTTTATGTACTAGTATTCTGGCAAAACCAAAGACAGCCTATTTATCTGCATTATCTTAAGTAATTAAAcatgaaatacaataaataagGTTCTGATTGACATAAAGACACTCACTGCAAGGCCGAGGCATCCTGGTTTACTCTCAGTTTGGGGAAGGGGGATCTGTTGAAGAGgctgatggtgctgctgctgttggtttcTGCAGGAGGATGTGGAGGCTTTGGATTCAGAGGAAGACTGCTGGGGATCAGCCTTGGGCTCTGAGGCCTGCTTCTGGCCTAGCGGCCTGGCTTGGACCTTCTTGACCTCCTGGCTCTGAGGACGAGGCCCTAAGATCTGGCCCACCTGGAAGTACGGGTAACGCAGGGCctagacaggaagcagaaaagaaTACAGATTGTTATTCTGTTATTATGAATATTCTGCAAGCATTGTTTTCTAGCAGAATGGAGATGTCTGCAACCTTGTGTACTCCATAACACCAGAGCCAAGGACTTCAAATCCTGTGCATACAAAGAACATGAACCTTGTACACACATTTTTTGGCCATTAATATATGTTATCATGCATTTTTGCTGAGTAGGTTTTAAGTTGCTCCTACACCTGGGAGCTTTGCAAACACGGAATGGAAAAGCATTGTCACTCCCACTGGAAAGGTGTTTCATACGCAGAGCCCTAATTAGGGTCTCACTGTGTTATGTCTAACTATGTGATGACCACCTGTTGCTTATAATATGTTCACACCAGCAGAGGTAGAACATTAAGCAGTGGCAGAGACAATAAAGTATGGCTTAAGTACTACTTAAAATGACTGGGATCAGGATGCTAATGCAATCTCAGTATTGGAACTCCAGATAATCTGCATGTAGTGGAGAGTGTTGCACTGTCATGGAAATTGCTTCTCTGAGAACAGGTATGTTTTTTTAGGATTAAGCAAAAATTATGTCCATATAGGTCCATGGAGTTCAGGTTATACTCTTGCCTCCAGAAAGACATGATGCACAAGTTAAAAACCTGGGGCAGTCGCAGACATTACTATATAACCACACCTTTAAATTCGACCTTGAGTCTCAGCTTAGCCTACCTGTACAGCAGTGGGTCTTTTTTTGGGGTCCCACTGCAGCAGGTCCCTCATCAGGGCGATAGCCTCATTGCTGGCATTGGGGATGAGGGTCTTCAGGTGTGTCGGCACACACTGGGGGAAACGAAAGTTCATAGCAGATGCTAGTTGGTAGCCCTCTGGCCAATCCGTCTAAGGGAAGACACAATGAGAGGttattcattgtttatttaatattgCAAATATGTGCAGATAAATAATTTGCTTCACACTGTCTATGGCTGTCTAAGTAGAGTATGGAAATCATATGTCACATCTACATCAGTGGCAGTGAATGCCTGCCAATCCCTGCCCATGCCTGCCCATGCTTGCCCTTGTGGTTGAGGTCACAGATTTAGTTCCTTGTCAGGTCATACCAAAAATGGGCTCTGACAGCTCTCTGCTTGGCAATCAGAGTAAATAGGCATGGATTTGGGGAAAGCCTTTGAAATGAAGTGGGCATCCTGTTCAGCATGGAGCACACTTAAGCTGCTTtacaccacagagagagagcactgcTCCTGGCCTATTTAAGTactatttatttttacatgatAAACATATTTCCTCTAAATAAACTTTATCGTGTCATGGGGGATATTTTTTCAGCATCTAAAAAGTTTTGTGTAATTACAGAATAAAAGTCAGTTATTTCCACCTCTCTCCATTCAGCTTCTTCTCACCTTTTTGACGGTGCCTAAGACTTGGCAGATTTTGAAGATCTCATCCACTTCACTGTTGCCAGGGAAAAGAGGTCTGAGAGTGTAGAGTTCAGCCATGATGCAGCCCACAGCCCACAGGTCAATAGGAGAGCTGTAGGTCGACGACCGGAGCAGGACCTCTGGAGCTCGGTACCTGGACAGAGAGCATACTCAAATAAACCAGCCAACAACCCCTACTGTATAGCTACATAAAACAGAGCATAATGCTCACAGTGCAAATTTTACTTGTTTCTTTTGCTTGAACTCACAAGGAGTCTAGCACACTGTACTTGATGTACAGGCTTTCATCTGTTCATCTTTAGGTTGCTGTTGATGCTGTGACAGTACTCTCACCATCTAGTTGATACATAGTCTGTGTAGGGAGGTTTGGAGCGGATCTCTCTGGCCAGTCCAAAATCTGCTATTTTCACCAACTCTGGACCCATGCACAGCAGATTCTCTGGCTTCATGTCTCGATGAAAGAAACCTGTAAAAAAGTTAATATAAAGCTTAGCCACAGTGTAGAGACTAAATGGCACCTTTTAATGGGGACTCTAAATGCAACCAAAGTTCAATCATACGCAACTACTCTACCACAatattttaaattcaaatgCAGCAGTAAGTTCAGATAACACGAGAAAAGGAATACTGAAGAGCTGGTGAATGGATGCATATTTGCCTTCCACAGCAGTGACCCTGGTTTGAGGGTACGTGTATTCAAGGCTAGAGTATTTGTCATTGACACTTTCATTATCTAACCATGGCCACACTGTTTtgctaaccttaaccaagttgTTTTAGCTGGCTAATCTTACATATACAGTGAGTTAGTTGCCACATGCAGATATTAAAGGAAATGTGTGAATAAAAATGTTGGCACACTGGCATTTATGAAAGCATCTACATATGAAGGCATTTTCAGATATACATAGTGGAGCTGAAATTTATAATGCTATTATAAAATATACTATGACCCAGGTCTCTTAAATGTATCTTCGTAAAAACACACCTAGCAGGCATACTCAATGAAACATGTACGTTGCAGGTATGTTATATTGCACATACTGAGCTTGTGTTATTCTAGCTGAGGGTCCCACTACATtgcattacattttaaaacatcaaacacacccaAACCAAACTGGAAGCTCATGCTACCTTTGAGCAGGTAAAGAATGACAGACTAAAGCCTCTTACCATGCTTATGTACAAAAACCAACCCAGACAGCACTTGAAACAAGATGTTCCTAATTTCATTCTCTGAGAACATCTTATTCTCTCTAGCAGCAGTGCAAAGGGACAGAAAAGGAAGGGAAGAGGggcaaaagagaaaagaaagaaagaaacagttaaaagaaagagaaatccGGAAAAGCTGAGTTCTGGATGTGTGGAGGCGAGGGCAGACTCCGTAAGGCAAATAACAAGCTggttgtgagtgtgttttttgaaaGAGCTTTAAAATTTGCATCCCACATATGAGGCATCCACACATCCATTAATTACAGAAATGCAGACAGTGAGTCAGATGAGGCAGGTATGAAAGGTTCGCAAACAGCAAGATTCTGATCAATTAATCACCAATTGACAACTCAGGACTTTGGTTGAAATATTCCTCACGTCAGAGCTTTACAGTTTTGTCATTACTCGTACAGCCGCTCAATGAATCTTGCAGTATGCAAACACTCATGCAAGGCATGAAGGGAACACGGTACACCTACCATGTTTGTGAATAAATGACAGGCCTTGTAAAATCTGAAAGCTTATGTTTCGTATCACTGATTCAGGGAAgaatttttttctgtaaacatAAAATTGGTAGAATTCTCATGAGTgcgctaacgttagcatcaTCACTGCCTTTGTACACATACACTGGTAAAATATGCTGAAAAACAAGGCATACAGGAATATGTACATTTAGCCACTAAACTGACTAGCTGTAAAACATCGAGGGCTTCCTCGACTTGTCTGCACAAGACAAACTTTGGTGTGTACAGGTGCAGTGCAAACACAGGTTTCCAAACTAACAAAAACCTCAGGGCTTCCCTCGCAGACAGTATTAGTCTGCTGTCTGCAGTGCACAAGGGAGAGCTGAATGTAGGGCAAGTGCAAACTTTTGACAGCATGGTGCTAGAAATATAATATGTTATAATGGAAATCATTGCATTGGGTCCTTCAAATTCCATCACAATCTTATCAACATCTGGAAATGACCATGTTTCAGACTTGTCAGTGTGGAAACTCCTGACCAGATGCTAACATTTGGAAACTTTATGCTATGTTATGATAATGATAACTAACACCACTGATGTTATATACCTTGTACAAATATTTGCATTGTAAAGTACTTCTCGTCTTACCTGTCCTTCATAAGCTGATAGAGGTTCTCCTTCATATACTCAAAGACAAAGTACAGGTGATCATTCTCTCTGATTACCTCCTTCAGTTTCACCACATTTGCATGATTCAGCTTCTTCAGTGACTGGTGTGACAAATCGTGGAAAAGAGCAAGCAACAGCACTCATGGTTTATAttagacataaaacacagaactgTTCTACAATGACATTAAATGTTTACAATTAAGAGTCAGAATCAGAGAGAGTCAAACAGTTCAGTGTAATGGTGGTTATCATCAGTTGGTAAAAACTGGAGGGTGCACAGGACGAGACTGCAGAATTTTTGTAGCGTGTATAATACAAATGACAGTCCCTGAACCtgatttcagtgtgtgacaATTGAAAGTATGGGTTACATAGCTAATTTGCAATATTCGAAATGCAAAGATACACATAGAAGGTTTTTCAGGCAACAGTGCTTAGCAGCTGTCTCCCCCTGTTGCCAGTTAGTGGAAGTACTGCTGCTATCAGCTGTCACATAACCCGCCCATGGTGTCACCATCCTCACCTTCACCTCTCTGAGGTTCATACATTCTTCCCATGAATAAAACTTCCTCTTCATTCTGTGAAGCAAAGTCAAAAGCACACGTTAATTTGGAGTACAGATTAAATATGCATCAACTAAAGAACAGAAGACATCACACTGGCGGGCCGTATTTATTACCTCCAATAAACGGTCAAGTCATTACCTTTACAAAATTCCTTTGTGTGTCTCCATCaataattcagctttttttaaGGCATCTTcaatttcagctcattttgttTCAAGAACAAAACCAGCAAAAGCTGTAGATTGTAAAATGATATAAATTGATTGTTGCCGTTGTTGTTCTCTGCTTGCATTAAGTTTAAAACACATCTTGACTCAGCTGATACACTGTCTGTTTTATCGCAGCATGTGCCGTCATGTACATTAAAACAAGGACACCTTTACAATAGTTTATCTTCTCTGATCAGTGTTACCTTTCCCTCTAACTAGAATTATGCAAGAGTTACAGAACGTGCAGATAGTTTTTCTCCTTTCTGGGCCCCTGCCAGTTTCAGCTGTCTCTTCCACAATGTCAGCAACCTGACACACTCCCTCGACTTTCACTCCCTTTCACCGTCACCACATGTATTGTCTTGCATGGTAACCAAATGATCAACTGGTGGACACATCTCCCCGGTTTCTCATCTATTATTGAACCCTGCTGCCACGCTGCTGAAACAAAGGCATGTAAGCTAGTTTGTTTGCCTTGGTGATAGCCAGAAACCAGTGGCCCTTAGTCCTAGATTTCCCTTTGAATTCCTGTTAGTGTGATGTTTATCTGGGGCTAAGAAAAAATCATTATGTGGGATAGTTGtaatttatatacagtatatgtattttttttaagtacatCTGCTTTGCAAAACTTCTATGTTGAATATATaaactacatttacatttatcgTGAGCAACGTGTAAAGCAGCTTTTAAAACTGCAGAAAGAAACAATATCACAATATTAAACTAGCCAAGTTCTCCCTTTCACAATTCTGGGACCACAGTGCTAATACAATAACAGTATACTTTAATGTAAAAGCAAAAAGAGAGACAACAATTAAAGTTCCCCTCTAGACATGTTTTAAAGTGGACCAAAATCAGGAACTAGCAGATGTATCAGAGCGGTCAGTTTGAATCTCAGATTTGAGGGAAGTGCACAGACATTTCCCCCTTCGGTAGAGGAAATTTCTCATTCTAGTGAGAAACTCTGCACAAAGTCGGTAAAGTCAAGGTCAGAAATTTTAGGGGACAtaacat
It includes:
- the mak gene encoding serine/threonine-protein kinase MAK isoform X3, which translates into the protein MMNRYTTLKQLGDGTYGSVLMGRSNESGELVAIKRMKRKFYSWEECMNLREVKSLKKLNHANVVKLKEVIRENDHLYFVFEYMKENLYQLMKDRENKMFSENEIRNILFQVLSGLVFVHKHGFFHRDMKPENLLCMGPELVKIADFGLAREIRSKPPYTDYVSTRWYRAPEVLLRSSTYSSPIDLWAVGCIMAELYTLRPLFPGNSEVDEIFKICQVLGTVKKTDWPEGYQLASAMNFRFPQCVPTHLKTLIPNASNEAIALMRDLLQWDPKKRPTAVQALRYPYFQVGQILGPRPQSQEVKKVQARPLGQKQASEPKADPQQSSSESKASTSSCRNQQQQHHQPLQQIPLPQTESKPGCLGLAKAASLGSENTIGGGGMGVLKSGRRRWGQTVAKTSDSWDEPDPSETAASNSKKPSLGNAEEERSPKERRPQPKEQKPLYSFSTVTKLPNNIKIGQMDSNLPGSAARQHYLSQSRYLPGLISKHQTSSGDKELSGMTLRDLWENSSNTVNKPLAPIGGGLSMTRANADENASQSVDSPPEKTVVKERILEKIDLSKGNFVSTKYNLSGAYMPSFQKKEVGSVGQRIQLAPLAGQHSNYEGWKRRADRTQMKGSSYSALGKTSGNLLTRAPAVQPVHGRVDWTSKYGGNR
- the mak gene encoding serine/threonine-protein kinase MAK isoform X1, which translates into the protein MMNRYTTLKQLGDGTYGSVLMGRSNESGELVAIKRMKRKFYSWEECMNLREVKSLKKLNHANVVKLKEVIRENDHLYFVFEYMKENLYQLMKDRENKMFSENEIRNILFQVLSGLVFVHKHGFFHRDMKPENLLCMGPELVKIADFGLAREIRSKPPYTDYVSTRWYRAPEVLLRSSTYSSPIDLWAVGCIMAELYTLRPLFPGNSEVDEIFKICQVLGTVKKTDWPEGYQLASAMNFRFPQCVPTHLKTLIPNASNEAIALMRDLLQWDPKKRPTAVQALRYPYFQVGQILGPRPQSQEVKKVQARPLGQKQASEPKADPQQSSSESKASTSSCRNQQQQHHQPLQQIPLPQTESKPGCLGLAKAASLGSENTIGGGGMGVLKSGRRRWGQTVAKTSDSWDEPDPSETAASNSKKPSLGNAEEERSPKERRPQPKEQKPLYSFSTVTKLPNNIKIGQMDSNLPGSAARQHYLSQSRYLPGLISKHQTSSGDKELSGMTLRDLWENSSNTVNKPLAPIGGGLSMTRANADENASQSVDSPPEKTVVKERILEKIDLSKGNFVSTKYNLSGAYMPSFQKKEVGSVGQRIQLAPLAGQHSINLSSSPDNKKDKQKSAKAKPISNSSLSETNEDYEGWKRRADRTQMKGSSYSALGKTSGNLLTRAPAVQPVHGRVDWTSKYGGNR
- the mak gene encoding serine/threonine-protein kinase MAK isoform X2, with translation MMNRYTTLKQLGDGTYGSVLMGRSNESGELVAIKRMKRKFYSWEECMNLREVKSLKKLNHANVVKLKEVIRENDHLYFVFEYMKENLYQLMKDRKKFFPESVIRNISFQILQGLSFIHKHGFFHRDMKPENLLCMGPELVKIADFGLAREIRSKPPYTDYVSTRWYRAPEVLLRSSTYSSPIDLWAVGCIMAELYTLRPLFPGNSEVDEIFKICQVLGTVKKTDWPEGYQLASAMNFRFPQCVPTHLKTLIPNASNEAIALMRDLLQWDPKKRPTAVQALRYPYFQVGQILGPRPQSQEVKKVQARPLGQKQASEPKADPQQSSSESKASTSSCRNQQQQHHQPLQQIPLPQTESKPGCLGLAKAASLGSENTIGGGGMGVLKSGRRRWGQTVAKTSDSWDEPDPSETAASNSKKPSLGNAEEERSPKERRPQPKEQKPLYSFSTVTKLPNNIKIGQMDSNLPGSAARQHYLSQSRYLPGLISKHQTSSGDKELSGMTLRDLWENSSNTVNKPLAPIGGGLSMTRANADENASQSVDSPPEKTVVKERILEKIDLSKGNFVSTKYNLSGAYMPSFQKKEVGSVGQRIQLAPLAGQHSINLSSSPDNKKDKQKSAKAKPISNSSLSETNEDYEGWKRRADRTQMKGSSYSALGKTSGNLLTRAPAVQPVHGRVDWTSKYGGNR